Proteins encoded by one window of Sphingomonas ginkgonis:
- a CDS encoding beta-N-acetylhexosaminidase codes for MPILPALALAAAALPAAAQPALLPTPTRVVAERGELVLGERPVLVAPDAGSRNAALRLGELLARTTGSDARVGTSGPIRFRRVPGLAAEAYRLTVTPAGATISASDDAGLLHGAVTLWQLAERRGGKLRIAATRIDDAPRYPWRGLMLDSARHMQSVAFIHRLLDAMMASKLNRLHWHLVDDQGWRIPIPGWPRLTDVSAWRHPATAPGAPALPAVGGTYSSAEIREIVAYAAARGITIVPEIEMPGHALSAIRAYPALGMGVPIPPGMESHWGVFPWLYNTDDATFRFLQDVLRETMRLFPGRDIHVGGDEAVKDQWRASPAMQARIRKLGLKDEDALQGWFMSRIGRFLAAHGRRLVGWDEILDGGVPADAAITSWRGTDGAVRAARAGHDAILSPAPLLYLDHLQGAGPSEPPGRVQQSTLADLLAFDPQPAGLTPAQRRHILGLQANLWTEHVRTDERAAWMMFPRALAIAEIGWSGARPRSLPAFTGPLLDQAERLRSLGMAGAYSAWAVDARWDRRGPAIAAMLAGQSGLPIRYTLDGSAPTAASPAYREPLLVPAGTRLRAATFLGARALPGVVDATASMRAAMTRTSRELTLCSNAVALDLEDDFPASGPRARFVLDVFNPCWRWDKAPLAGVRSIAISVGQLPFNFEVGADRDKIRFRPPATRDGEFEVRAGCDGAVLATLPLQRAAANPGVTRLVAALPPRAEGSDLCITYTARGVDPLWAIERVELLS; via the coding sequence CCCCGACGCGGGTGGTGGCGGAGCGCGGGGAGCTGGTGCTGGGAGAGCGACCCGTGCTCGTCGCCCCGGACGCGGGCAGCCGCAACGCCGCGCTGCGACTGGGCGAGCTGCTGGCGCGGACGACGGGCAGCGACGCCCGCGTCGGGACGTCCGGACCCATCCGCTTCCGCCGAGTGCCCGGCCTTGCCGCCGAAGCCTATCGCCTCACCGTCACGCCGGCGGGCGCGACCATCAGCGCCAGCGACGACGCCGGTCTGCTTCATGGCGCGGTGACCCTGTGGCAGCTCGCCGAGCGACGCGGCGGCAAGCTGCGGATCGCCGCCACTCGGATCGACGATGCGCCGCGCTATCCATGGCGCGGACTCATGCTCGACAGCGCCCGGCACATGCAGTCCGTCGCCTTCATTCACCGGCTGCTCGACGCGATGATGGCGTCCAAGCTCAACCGGCTTCACTGGCATCTCGTCGACGACCAGGGCTGGCGGATCCCGATCCCCGGCTGGCCGCGACTGACCGATGTCTCGGCCTGGCGTCACCCGGCGACCGCGCCCGGCGCGCCAGCGTTGCCGGCGGTCGGCGGCACTTACAGCAGCGCAGAGATCCGCGAAATCGTCGCCTATGCCGCGGCGCGCGGGATCACCATCGTTCCCGAGATCGAGATGCCCGGCCACGCGCTGTCGGCGATCCGCGCCTACCCCGCGCTCGGCATGGGCGTGCCCATCCCGCCCGGCATGGAGAGCCACTGGGGCGTGTTTCCGTGGCTCTACAACACCGATGACGCCACCTTCCGCTTCCTCCAAGACGTGCTTCGCGAGACGATGCGGCTCTTTCCCGGGCGCGACATCCATGTCGGCGGCGACGAGGCGGTGAAGGACCAGTGGCGAGCCTCGCCGGCGATGCAGGCCCGGATCAGGAAGCTCGGTCTCAAGGACGAGGACGCGCTGCAAGGCTGGTTCATGTCCCGGATCGGCCGCTTCCTCGCGGCGCACGGCCGACGCCTGGTCGGCTGGGACGAGATCCTCGACGGGGGCGTGCCGGCCGATGCTGCGATCACCTCGTGGCGGGGGACCGACGGCGCGGTCCGGGCGGCGCGGGCCGGGCACGACGCGATCCTCAGCCCCGCCCCGCTGCTCTACCTCGACCATCTCCAGGGCGCCGGACCGTCCGAACCGCCGGGCCGGGTGCAACAGAGCACGCTTGCTGACCTGCTCGCGTTCGACCCGCAGCCGGCGGGGCTGACGCCCGCCCAGCGCCGCCACATCCTCGGGCTCCAGGCCAATCTGTGGACCGAGCATGTCCGCACCGACGAGCGCGCGGCGTGGATGATGTTTCCGCGCGCGCTCGCCATTGCCGAGATCGGCTGGAGCGGCGCGCGCCCGCGGAGCCTGCCCGCCTTCACCGGACCGCTGCTCGACCAGGCGGAGCGGCTCCGCTCGCTCGGCATGGCCGGGGCCTACAGCGCCTGGGCGGTCGACGCCCGATGGGACCGGCGCGGCCCGGCGATCGCCGCCATGCTCGCCGGGCAGAGCGGCCTGCCGATCCGCTACACGCTCGACGGCAGCGCCCCGACCGCCGCCAGCCCTGCCTACCGAGAGCCGCTGCTGGTCCCCGCCGGCACCCGGCTGCGCGCCGCGACCTTCCTCGGTGCGCGGGCCCTCCCGGGCGTGGTCGACGCCACCGCCTCGATGCGCGCCGCGATGACTCGCACCAGCCGCGAGCTCACGCTCTGCTCCAATGCCGTCGCGCTCGACCTCGAGGACGACTTCCCCGCCAGCGGTCCGCGCGCGCGCTTCGTGCTCGACGTCTTCAATCCCTGCTGGCGGTGGGACAAGGCGCCGCTCGCCGGCGTTCGCTCCATCGCGATCAGCGTCGGCCAGCTTCCCTTCAACTTCGAGGTCGGCGCGGACCGGGACAAGATCCGCTTCCGCCCGCCCGCCACTCGGGACGGCGAGTTCGAGGTGCGCGCCGGGTGCGATGGCGCGGTACTGGCGACCCTCCCCCTCCAACGCGCTGCCGCCAACCCGGGCGTGACCCGCCTCGTCGCCGCGCTGCCGCCGCGGGCCGAGGGCAGCGATCTCTGCATCACCTACACCGCGCGCGGGGTCGACCCGCTCTGGGCGATCGAACGGGTCGAGCTGCTGTCATGA